CTCCGCTCTGAACCAGGGTTCTGTGGACAGGCCTCAGTCCTTGTAAGGAATAACTGGAGAGACACTGGTCGGGCCCTGCCGGGAAGTTTCCTTTAGCTTTACTTCAGCGCGGTGGCCACTAAGCGGCGCACTGGGATGAGGAGAACTCTGGACTGGGCACTCCgcctctctgtttcctcatctgtaaaatgggaatgacaatGCTTACCCCACAGGATTctggtgagaatcaaatgacataatagtATGCGTCAAGCGCTACGCGGACATTAAAGCATTATGCATTTCAGGACGCCTTGATGTTTCAGTTacagttttagaaaaaatatttagccTGTTTGGGGTTTCCTTACTGTGTTTACAAATACATATACGCGTGCGTACTTACATCATggcattatatataaaaatgcactGCCCCGTACCCATGCGGCACATCTATCCTACGGGTACTTCTAAGGGAAAGTGACGACTCCGTAGTTTAGGATCACTCCCGTACCCGGCGCTGATCCCCGCCCCCGCCTCACTCGGCCACACGGAACGTGACGACGACGTCATCAGAGTTGGACCTCATTCATTGGTCGATCCCGAGGAGGCGGGAGAAAGCGGTTGAAGGCTTTTTACGTCACTTCCACTTCCCTTCGCGCAGGCGCTTTCATTTCCCCTAGGCAGAGTGACTAAGATGGAACCGTTGTTGGAGCCGCGGTTGGGTTTGTGGGCCGGGGGCCCCTCGCCGGGCCAGTTTTACCGTATCCCGCCCGTTCCGGGAGCCCTCCCGGGGCCGGAAAGTTCTGTCTACGGAGGCCCGATTACTCGGACGCAGTGAGTGTCCACATCACTTTCCCGAATGGCCGCATCGGGGCCGCCGCTGGGTGGGGGGGTTGGTGGGGAACTCGGGGGAGGTCGCTGATTGGACGGCAGCTGGAACCGGGGCCAAGACCGAGGCCCGGGGGTCACCGGCGTGGAGGGGGAGGTAGCGGCAAAAACCGTGGAAAACCGGAAGTGAAGGTGTCCTGGAGTCTGGGGGCGCTTCCAGCGCCGGCCTCGTTTCCGCCGGGGCTCTGCGGCTGGTTCCTTCTCCGCTGCCTTTCTTCGCTCGCTGCCCTTTTGAGCCTTTGTCCTGCTCCTTTCCTTCTTGCCGGACTTTCCCGGCGCTTCTTCTCGCCGCTCCCCGACCCTTTCTGCTCCTGCTGAAACCGCTAGGCCGGCAGTCACCTGCCCTGCCCTTGTGGGCCCTCCGTCTTTGCCCCGAGCTTTGGTCTCGGTCCTCGGCGCTCCGGTGCTTTCAGTTATACCCTCCGTGCCGGGCACGCccaccttcctcttccctctctctgctcCCGGCGCAGTTGAGCCCCCGCTCAGTGCCCGGGTAACTGGCCCCGGGCGGGCCGCTCATCCTCGGATCCGAAACCGAAGCTCCCTTACCTCCTCAACCCACCCTTCAGGCCTCAGCCTCTTAGAGGCCCCTCCTCGTCCCCTCCCCCCCACGATCCCCACTCCCAGCCCTGGTGTTCCTTCAGACTCTCCTTGTCCCGGCCCAACCAGACACTGCTTTGTCCGGGAACGTTCCTCTGACTCGGTGGCTCTGCCTGAAACCCCTCCCCCTCTCTTGCGTGGTTATTACATTTAGCTTCTCGGCCCCCTCCGCACTTTTATCCTGTCGGTTTTCACacgctctctccctccctctccctccgtTAGAGTGTGAGCGCGGCTCCTGGGGTACCAGTGGGTAGATGCGGAACGATGGAGAGTCCCTCATCTCCAGATGCACTTCctcacgggggggggggggggggggggccgctACCTTCTCTTCAGCGTCTGCCCGCGCAGGGGGGTTGTTTAACCTGAGGAGAGGACGGAGGCCGAGGGTTTGGAAGATTTTTAAGCGTTGTTGTATAAATGGACGTTATCGCCCTTGCATCTTTCCAGGAACCCGATGGTGACGGGGACCTCCGTCCTGGGTGTGAAATTCGAGGGCGGTGTGATACTTGCGGCGGACATGCTGGGCTCCTATGGCTCCCTGGCTCGTTTTCGAAATATCTCTCGGATCATGCGTGTCAACAACAACACCATGCTTGGTGCTTCTGGGGACTATGCCGATTTCCAGTATGTGAAGCAAGTCATTGACCAGATGGTGTAAGTCAACATGAGGGCCCAGTGTCTCCGTCCTTTGGTGCCGGTTCCATAGAGGCCACGCCTCATTTCTAGGGCCCATCCTGAGGAGTCCTCAAGTGGGGAGGAGAGAATGTTCTATCTTCCTTCCGCACAGGGCATTAGGATGCTCTTCTGAGCCTGTAGTGGGAGATGATGTAGCAGGAGCTGGGCTGTTTTCCCTCACAGCTCCCTGGCATCTTATTGGGGGGTAGAAGGATCTCCCTGGCTGCTGCTTCACTGTTTAGTTCCTCCTTCTCAATTCTTCTGAAGGATTGATGAAGAGCTGCTGGGTGATGGACATAGCTACAGCCCCAAAGCCATCCATTCTTGGTTGACCAGAGCCATGTACAGCCGCCGCTCCAAGATGAACCCGCTCTGGAACACCATGGTCATCGGCGGCTATGCGGATGGGGAAAGGTAGGTTAGGAGACATCTGAGGCTTTGACAGGGCCTCGACCCCAAGGCTGTATTCACCTGCTCACCCCTGATCCAAATTCAGAAATTAATGGTGGGGTGGGGCCTGGGGAGGTCCAAAGTAGAAGGGGCCCTTTGACCAGTTTCACTGTCTCTTTCCAGCTTCCTTGGCTATGTGGACATGCTTGGTGTAGCTTATGAAGCCCCCACGCTGGCCACTGGTTACGGTGCCTACTTGGCCCAGGTAAGCAGGCTGACCCTGACCTCCCCGCAGTAACAGGAGTGGGGGGGGCTTCTCCAGGATAGAATTCTAAGTACTAAGGAAGGTGTGAGGCATTGAATAGACTTTCCCTAATGTGAGACGTTGGTAGAAATGTGTCATCTTCTCCCTCTTTGCCACCATCCCCCAATTCCGTAATCCCGCGGTTCTTTCCCTCTCAGCCCTTGATGCGAGAGTTTCTGGAGAAGAAGCCAGTTCTAAACCGGGCAGAGGCACGGGAGCTGGTGGAGCGCTGCATGCGCGTGCTGTACTACCGGGACGCTCGTTCTTATAACAGGGTAAGGCACAGTCAGGCCGAGGGTTGGGGTGCCACTGAGGGTCTGTGGCTATCTAGAACAGTTAACCTCCTCAATCTAAAGTGCATATCACCTTATCCCTCATCTTACTCCTCTTAAAATCTGAGGGAAATCAAATTCCTTGGCCTGACACCAAGCCAGGGGGGTTTTCTGAAGCCTCACAACCACCACATTCTGTTTTGCCTTTTAGTTTGAAGTTGCCACAGTGACTGAGAAAGGAGTTGAAGTAGAGGGACCTCTGTCTGCAGAAACCAACTGGGATATTGCCCACCTGATCAGGTGACTTGAAATTCAGGGTTTCTCTTTTGGGCGGGGGATATTAGGGATTGTAGATGGGAATGGTAAACGTGAACTCTGTTGggtatggtttttttcttttctgaagatgCCATGAATTCTAGAAGAGAATTTGAGCTGTCCTCTGCTAGAATTTGGGCACTGGTCAGAGTGACTGCCTTGGAAGTcaggaaaaatgaatttgaatcctCCATCTGCCTCTTTTACTAGTTGTGGAAACCATGATCATTTAGGTTccatttaacctttaaaaaatagatgtttTAAGTACTTGTGAAGCAGTGCTGTTTTTAAGCCATAATTCTGTCTTTTCTGCCtcaaatggttttttttttccttctcttttttagtGGTTTTGAGTGATGCAGTTTTATCTCCAGCCTCTTCTATTATGCTCTCACAGTTACCCTGCTATTAAAGCCATGTTGGCTGTCCCAGGACTGAGATTTGACTTTCTTCTTTTATAAGAGATTGGTAGGAAATAAATAATTCTGGACCTTTTGTCTTTGTGCTTGTGGGATAAGATGGTGAGCCTGTTGCCTCTTGCAGTTCGCTTCCACCCACACAACCACCTAGTTTTCATTCTCTCTCAAGACATCTTTGttcaagaaaatgaatttgtTCTGTAAGGAAGTATCCACACTGAATTCTTTTGGGCCTCAGACTCTCTATATAAAGGAAGTCCCCAAAGATTAATGCTAATGCTCTAATGTAATCTTAAGCCTGGTTTCAACAAAAGTGCATTTTTAAAGTAGCAATAAGGTGCTTAATAATTTAGTGGCAAACAAAGATCAATGAAAATTGCAAATACAGCCACAAAATTGACTTTACATAAAGTAGTCAACTTATTGGGCtatcctccctctcccttccccccctaaAAAAACCCCATTCAagtgaaaaagtaaaagaaaaccaAGGACAGAATGGGCCTTGGCTTTGTAGTGTAGaacgctcccccccccccccagtctgatCTCTCATTCCATAGAGGTCTGCAAATTTGCTCAAATTGTGTGGCTTCCAAAATCACAAAACTCACTGTATCATAAAGTTGGGAGAGGCATTAAGAAAAGCAGTGTTGgttctaaaattaaattatctctgGTACATTGGTTATCTGGGCTTATATTTTACctcttgtgtttaaaaaaaaaaaaaaaaaaatcaccctttTAAAAGTAAAATCCATATCCAAAGCAGTTGATGAAATGGGCTTTGAATTTTCTCCCTTAAGTATGATCATTCCCCTTAAATTACATACATACCTAAATATCGAATGTAATTCATCCACTCAGACATGAATTTTCTAAAGAGCTGAATTCTATAGCTCTTAAATGCCCCAAATGATAGCAAATACCAAATCCAGGGGGAATGTGCTGGGGTGTGGGAAAGTGATGGAAATAAGAGGTTCTGCTTTGGCAGAATGGACAACATGGCATAAAACACCAGCCTATGGCATCCCCAACTCTTACTTCCAACAGACTTGTTTCAGGAAGGTCAGTTTCCCAAACATTTGACTCTGTAAGAGATGATGTAATTGCTAAATTCTGATTTTAAGAAAGGGTGGAAACTCTAGTAGGGGATACAACTTAGACCTATTACTCCCAAGACAAGGAtacccaaaatgaaaacaaatttgtttataaatcattttccCTGGTTTTATTAAATGTTCCACTTATGTACAATTTAAAGATGAATCATTTACAGGTCTGTGCACACTGCCTCCCGGCTCCCTGAAGGGAAAGTTGCTAAAAACCTCAGGATGGACAAACAGAAGCGTAGCCGTGGGCAAGGTGGGCTGGtggtgtttttttcctctttgctgtTATgtcaaaatgcatttatttccGTTTATATCTTAAGtacatacaataaaaaaaaaaccctcaaacatGCAAACTGTAGAAaaattgtggtttttttcctttttttccttctttgaagctggcagtgaaaaataaaaagatacaatGTCTGTGCACACCCCAGTCTATCTTGTCTCCGGGTTGGGTTCTTCTCTCTAGCTCTAGGGAAAGTATGGCAAAGCCACACAAAAAACAAGGGTATATTggctatggttttttttttttaatttttatttttttgtttttacctttaaaaaaaaaaaaatttaaaggttgACCATGGCCTGTACAATTATATCTCCTGGCTATGGTGCACACAATTCTCCTGAGCAGGCTTGGGCTTTTCCTTCCTACCCCAGGACCCCTCCTCTTCCTAAGGGCACTGGCAGGATACAGACCAGCACACAGTGGGGAGGTAGAGAGGATCCCATGCCCTACTGTGAGCCTAAGCCTTCAGTTACTTTGTTTATTCCATGCTCCCAATCTCTAGAAATAAGATGAATCTCATCAAAATAGGGGAGGAGCAGAGGGAcaagggtggggaaagggagtCAAGTATTCACAAAAGCCAGAGCTTATTTACTTTCTgtgaaaattacttttaaaaatccaaaaaaatattttggataatTAGAGACGGTTCACACATTTTTAAAGCCACAATTTTAAATGTAGGATCACAGCAGAAACCAATACCtcggggaggaaaggaaaaagaagatggaGGGGGATCTgaatttggtgatttttttttaaacatcttttttcccttttatgtatAAAAAGTTAAGaccacaatggaaaaaaaaaaaaaaaagacatgtatatgtgtacacacacacacatacatatgccaGTTTGTCAGctacatatttttatcttttcccatcttcAGAAATGGTCTTACATTAACAATGGTTAGATAGTATCATGCCCAAAGACATCAGCCGCAcaataaaaaaaacagaacaatgaTACAGTTGAGGTAAGgggaaacaaaccaaaaaaagaaaaaaaaattcactcatgatggatttttttctttttcttatgtttcgTTGGAAAAATACCAAACacagtgattttattttttttaaaaaaagtcatgaaAACCTCTCTTGCAGAAGCTGAATAGCCTCTGGCCAGCTCCTCAGCTTAGACATGAtccattaatttcctttaatTCAAAGGGAAGTATGAACCAACACAAGGGGGtggcaagaaaattaaaaaaccaaagtTCCCATCCCGCCTTGTACCtcatttccccccaccccctcgcctactcctcccctccccaggaGTTTACCCTTCAGATTTCCATCAAATCCAGGTCAGCCTCTTCGAAGCCATAGAAAGACTCTGTTTCACTTTCACCTTCGAAGAGCTGGTGAAGGCTCTCGGGTTCAATTACCTCTTCAGGAGATGGTCTGGATTGGGGTGTGGAGTCGGCAGGCTCCTCTTCAGTCTGCTCCCCACTCAGTTTCAGCTGCTCCTCCAGGGAAGTAATCAGCTCCTCCTGCATGTCAGCGTTGCGGGTAGGTGAGTTAGCTGTGCCATCGGGGCCAGGCAGCACACTGGCCACCAAGAAGGACTGCTGGACTAACTCTGGGCAGTCTGCGATGACCTCCAGCACCTCTGCCAGCCAACAAAGCACCAGCTGAAGGAGGATGTCAGAGTCACATGTGCCATCTGCCATCTCTCGGGCCTGCTCTTTCCACTTTTTGTGAATGAAGTTCTTGACAGTCCTTTTGATGCACACATCCAAAGGCTGGATCTTGGAGCTACAACCCGCAGGCACCACAGCCGGGAGAGTGCTGTAGGAGCTGAGCATGGACAGCACTTCCTCGGACAGGTGGGTGCGATGGCAATCCATCACCAACATGCCCTTGCTGCGCTGGCAGGCTGTGTGCTTCTGCCACACCCTCGAGGACCACAGCTCCATGATCTCGTCATCGCTGTAGCCACTCTCTTTGGCCTCCAGCAGGATAGACTCTGGCACATTGGTGGGCTGCTCCATCTGCCCCCTATAGAAGACCAGGGTGGGAAGGACGGTGCCATCCGCCAGGATGGACAGCACGACATCACACCAGGGCTCCCCTGTGCCCACCGTCTGCAGGGCGTTTTCCTTCCGATCATCGCTGCTCAGTACCTCTGCGTCTAGAAACAGGGAGATTTCATCGATGGCCACGATCATAGAAAGAGGCAGGTCCTGGGTATGGATCTGCCTCTGCACAAACTCAATGAAGAGTCCAGCATTTTCTGCCACTTCCTTGGGTAGGGTGTGAGCCACGGCCCTCCGGGCATGAGGGGTCAGGTGGTGTCGAAGCATAAACCTCACTGCCCACTCATAGGAGATCTTGAAACCGCCCTCCAGCGAACGCCCGATTTTGGTGGCCTTCTGGAAGAGTGTTTCCTCATTGACAGGAAGCTGCTGTTCCCGCTGTGTCAGGACCCATTCGGCCAACTTCTCCTCGGCTTCTAAACTCAGATACTTGCCCTCCAGATTCTCTCCTTGGGAGGCCTGAAAGCGCCGCAGCCAACGCCGGATACGCCGCTGTGGGTTGCGGAAATGCTCAGCTGCCTGCTCGGTATTGCAGCATAAGGCAAACAGTACCACTCGCAGCTTCTTTACTGACAGCTGTTCCTTCTTGCCGGCTCCACTGAGGCCCCCGGCTGCTGTTGGCTCGGGTTCTGACAGAGCTAGGGCTCCTTCCTCTTGCTCGTCAGGACTCAGGCACTCAGCCCCCTCTGCATGCAGAAGGGATGCTGGAGTCTGGGGACAGCCGGGGGCTCCCGGAGGGAGAAGTGGAGATGATGCTGACAGCAGCTGGGCCTGGTGAACAGGTGGCTCCCCACACTCAGAGGGGGTGCCCACGGATTTCACAGTGGCAATTTTGTTGTGGGGGAAAGCAGAAGGGTAGGTGTTCTTTATGCCCCGGTCATGGGCCTGGCCAtgcctgaaagaaaaaaagaagagcaaaaagaaaGTCCTTTTTTGAATAATAGAAAACACAAGGATAAAGGGCCAAAATATTCAACACTGACACAAAGATACCCAGAAAGGAATTTGGTTACCTAGAATGGGATATCCAAGTCAGTCCTGCAGAACGAGAAGTCAAAGAAGATAGTTAAATTAAGAAAAGGAACTCTTCCCCCACTCAAGGATCAGTAACAGCTGAAGCTTATACAAACTACAAAGacaatatttcccaatttaatGCAGCAAAAAGCCCAGGCAGAAACTGAGGAGGGGACAACTGACACCAGCTAGAAATACTGCTGCTTTCTCAGTCAGTAGGAGCTCACCATTCTATCTgatcttttcttcctcaaaacaaattcctgaCAACCCTTCTCGACCCTTTCCTGTTCCCTCCCCAGCTCACCTCGTGGTAGGATATTGCTGGATTGATGTGATGGATTGAAGACCAGATGTTTAGCCATGGCATCTCCCACAGAAGTAACAAAAACGCAGGAAGTACAGGCCAGCTTGATCCCACTGAGGCAGAATAAAAGGTGGCATGCGGCCACCAACAGAGAAGTTTGAGAAATGagcttctcttttctcatttttcccaacCACACCAGACGTACccccaagaaaacatcaaaggaaaatgTCTTGTTAATAACATTATAAACATCATACCTGACAGTGGAGTTCTTAAACAAGGCCAGGTACTTGGGGCTCTTCCGTGGAACATGATTGCTGAGGCAAAAGAAAACTGACATTAACCCATCCAAATAGATACTGGCTGCTCCTCTCAATGGTCCAAAGACTGGAGATGCTGCTTGTACCCCACCTGGCTCCAGTTACCTTCCCAATCCCTTTCTCTCTGCCAAGTTAGAAACTGAGACATGAAAGCTAATGGATGGTTTAGTTTAGAAGGAAGGTTGAAGGCCTCGTGCAGACAGGGGGTAGGGAACAGACTTTGGAAAGCTGAGGATGCTAAGGGGGCAACGGGAAGGGCCAATGTCTGGTCACATGGCCTACTTGATCATGTGGTTGGCATATGCTCTGGAGCAGCAGGTGCTATAGCGACACAGGGAGCAGTGGACATAGGTAGGGAAATGATTGGGGAAATCGGGGATCTCAAAGCTGCACTCCAGGCACGTTTGCCGGCCCATGACACTCCTGCTAAAAGAAAGGGAGAATCTCATTAGTGCTGAATTAAAGTGAATCTCCATAGTGTTACAGGGGTTCCCCCAGAACCCCACAGAAAGGCTACCAAGCCACCTCGGTGGTTGGCAACCATTCTACCCAACCAGCCCCGAGTGGCCCAGCACTTAGTGGAAGGCGCTGACATTTTCTTGACAGCTTTCTTCTGGATGCTTCGCTGGACAGGGGGATAAAGGAAGATGGGAAGAGGGTCTGCTGGGGTAGACAGGGGGGCAGCATCTTGCAAGGCATTAGGTGGTGCATCATTTGAGGAGACAGGCAGTATTCGTGGCTGTCCTCGGGATGCCCGGATGGTCACCTGAAAGGGGGTAAAAAAAGGTACATTTAGCCACTCTTGGTCTTCAGTGGGGAAGGAGGATGAATGTTAAGGTGCTGACACTCCTCCTGCCACGCTCAGTTAACTTCAAGCAGCCCTGGCCCTTTACCTTGGTGCCTGGTTTCAGGCCCTCCAGCTGTTTGGGCTTGCGGAAGGTTTTGTGATGCTGAAGTTTGTGCTCTATTTTGTCCTTGGCAAACAGAAACTGCAGCCGGCATTTATTACAGTGATAGACACTCTTCTTCTGAGGGAtaagagacatttaaaaaaaacaaaacaaaacaaaacaaaacaaaaaaaccccaaagcaaaaacaaaccctGAAGGGCCCAACCTAAGAGTCATTCCCTGAGTAGAGAAAGGGCATGAAGGCAACAGACACTTCATACACATTTATTCCAAATTGGGAATTTTGATTAACCGAGGGACAAAGGAAAGAACCCAAGGACAGCAACACCTGCTTTTCAAGAGGTGGACTCAAAGGCTTGTCATcttctcagttcttcctgattcacTGAACAATACAGTATTAGGCAAATTGCTCAACACTTCAATCTCTATCTTAATAATGGGATTATTATCTATTCCTGAACAAATTGCATAGGATCACCTGAAAGGTCCCTTTGAGGAGGGATTTTTTCCTTCactgtatttgtatttccagtgacTAGCAAAGGGCCTGGCACCTAGAAGGCCCTGAGtacatgcttgttgattgattgatcttatTTGATTCTGACAAAGAGAGGGCTCCTATTGTTGAAGTGCAtctgagaaagggaaggaaaggagaaagggaaagggataagcatttatatagcacctattgtgtgccaggcactatactaagtgctttataaatattatcacatttgatcctcataacaaccctgtcaGGCAGGTGCTAAAATGGGGataccattttacagttgaggaaactgaggcagaggttaagtgacttgcccagggtcacacagcttttataagtgtctggggctggatctgaactcaggatttcctgactccatgcccagctCTCTGTGCACTATGGCTCCACTAGCTGCCTCATTAAATCGAAGCTGAGAGTTTTCCCTGCAATCCAGGGGCCCATTTGACAGATCCTGGTGAAGAATATTCAAGCTGGCTTAGCAATCATCCTTTCTGTGGTCCCTTGATTTGCCTTTTGTGTAAGGCCCAAGGACCCAGGTGAGGTCAGATCAAGATAGTGAATATCGGGTTGTGATATTCTTCTTTTAAATGACGAAGACTAATAATAATCTTTTCTGCTTAGTCAAACTTTGGGGAAAGTTACCTGGTGCCTCATGAAATGTTGCTGGAATGCATTGCCATTTTTGAAGACCTTCAAACAGTAAGGGCAGAGCAGATGCCGGGTATCCTCATGGATCATGCGAAAATGACCATCTACTTCTGAGTACAGGGAAGAGCGGTACTGACACACCTAATCATGGAGGGACAGGATGGAATGGCAGGGGTTAAAGTGGCCAGGCTATGGCCAAGAAAGGTAGTCAAGTCTTTTCCCAATACATATGAAACATAACCACGTTGGGAAAAGAGCAAACTCTCTAATGTTATTGCTACAGCTGTAGACAAGAAGAGTTAAGTTTAAAAAGTCTAGGTGAGCATCCTAAGCTGGCAGATGCACTGAAAAAAGAGAGTCAAACAGGAGAGGCAGAAGCCAATATTCTGGACCCGAAGCTGGCACACATATTTCCCTCCTGGGCATGAATCTTCTAAAAAAGGTAGGAAAGTTTTGTAAATGACAACTAGTCCTTATACACACCACTCACTACCCTTGTGGGTACATGCTTTAATCCCGGGCATGGTTCAGGCCTGACTGGCATATCCCCAGAGTGATCGATGAGGGAGGAGTCAGGAAGTAAAACAATACCTGGCAAACGTAAGGCATCTCCCCGGGTTTGTGGGTGTCCTTCATGTGCTGGAGGAACAAGGGCTCACTCTCAAAGGCCCACTCACAAATCTTGCACTTAGCTGTAAGGGCGGGAAGCAAGAGATCAACCCAACAGTCTTCAAACCCAACATATCCTTTTCTAATGGCACCTTCATAGAAGTTCATAACTAACTTTGACCAAGTCCTTAGTATGTGCTAAGAAGTGGGGAAATCACCATCATGATCACACTGATTCTCAAAGAAGTGAAAGGCAGTATGGTACAGAGAGGGAAGATGGCCTCAGAATTGAGAAGAGTTACATCTGAGGCCCACCAGATCAGAAATGTATCAGCTCATGCATGAGCAGGAGTAAAGATTTCATCCCACCTTTGGAGATGAGTAACTTATCTGCACCAGGGGAGAGAATTTCCATACTGAGAGTTCCCAAAACAGATAAAATCAAAGGTCAGAACCAAAAAATAACAGTAATTAAAGGTATCCAAACATATGAATACCCTGCTGTGTAttcaatgcatttattaagtgtttattttaGTCTTAAGAAATCATGTAATTATCATCACAATTAATGAATATATttgataaaagcaaaagaaaaacttttaactcAAGAATTTAAATATATCAGATTACTGATGTCATACTGGTCTCAATCTATATTCCTAAAAACTTTGTGAAGGCCTGCACTTTCTTCTTACTCTCCTCTAAGTCTGCACAGTCTCCTCACTTCAACTGAATTCACCCTGATCTGTCACCTCCACTGGCCTCCTTTCTGTTATCACGCTCCAGGAGCTCTTGGAAGCCTCCAATACTGCCCATCACCCTCCTCCTTGGGTACTCTTTTCCCTCTAGGCCTCCACTGCTCTCTTCTGGTCTGTCCTTCCTGATTATGCCCTCTCAGTCTCCTTGGCTAGATCTTCAGCTAACCATGGGTGAACTTCAAGGCTCTGTCCTCGATCTTCTCATCTTCGTTTTATAATACTTTTATGCAAACATTTCTGACATCTTTTTATACAGCCCTAACTTTTGAGATTTCCAATATTGCATTAGACTTGCTCtgggtcctttttttcttttccttctcaattaAAATCCCTCTTTCTGCAAGAGGCCTTCCCTAGGACACCTGAAACTCAGTGCCTTCTCTTCTTCTACAAGCAGTTAGGTAGCACTATGGATATAGCACTAGgcatggattcaggaagactcaagttcaaatccagccacagacacttactagcttgtaCAATCCTGAGCAAAGCATTccacctctgtttgcctcagtttctttaactgcaaaatgaggataatatcacctaccttccaaagttgttgtgaggagtatatgagaattaataataattgtaaagtattttagcacagtgactggcacacataagtattaaataaaacaaGTTCCTTTCCTCTATGATTATCTCAAGTTTATTCTAcatatatcttgtttgtgcatagatttttgtatgttgtcttccccaataGAACGGGAGTTCTATGTTCAGCAGagtacctagcacacagtaggtacttaataaatatttgctgatttaaTTAAACTAAAAGGCAAGAATGGCACGGTGGTAAGAAGAAGAAGTAAGAGGCAATGTTGCTTGGAAGAAACTCTtccatttatggttttcttcTATGCTATTTTCAATAAAGCAAAA
The Sminthopsis crassicaudata isolate SCR6 chromosome 4, ASM4859323v1, whole genome shotgun sequence genome window above contains:
- the POGZ gene encoding pogo transposable element with ZNF domain isoform X10, whose amino-acid sequence is MADTDLFMECEEEELEPWQKISDVIEDSVVEDYNSVDKTATVSVSLQPVSAPVPIVAHASVGGHLSTSTTVSSSGVQNSDSAKKTLVTLIANNNAGNPLVQQGGQPLILTQNPASGLSTMVTQPVLRPVQVMQNANHVTNSPVTSQPIFITTQGFPVRNVRPVQNTMNQVGIVLNVQQGQTVRPITLVPAPGTQFVKPTVGVPQVFSQMTQVRPGSTMPVRPTTNTFTTVIPATLTIRSTVPQSQSQQTKSTPSTSTTPTATQPTSLGQLAVQPPSQSSQAPNPKLVSIASFVTVKRPGVTGENSNEVAKLVNTLNTIPSLGQSPGPMVVSNNSPAHSSQRTSGPESSAMKVTSPIPTFDLQDGGRKVCPRCNSQFRVTEALRGHMCYCCPDLVDFLKKGKPLDSEPSITSATKPPSPEKTAPMPSTPSSTPAPTLSPPAKAPEPMENSGDVTQSKLIMLVDDFYYGRDSGKVSQLLNFPKVPTSFRCPHCTKRLKNNIRFMNHMKHHVELDQQNGEVDVHTICQHCYRQFSTPFQLQCHLENVHSPYESTTKCKICEWAFESEPLFLQHMKDTHKPGEMPYVCQVCQYRSSLYSEVDGHFRMIHEDTRHLLCPYCLKVFKNGNAFQQHFMRHQKKSVYHCNKCRLQFLFAKDKIEHKLQHHKTFRKPKQLEGLKPGTKVTIRASRGQPRILPVSSNDAPPNALQDAAPLSTPADPLPIFLYPPVQRSIQKKAVKKMSVMGRQTCLECSFEIPDFPNHFPTYVHCSLCRYSTCCSRAYANHMINNHVPRKSPKYLALFKNSTVSGIKLACTSCVFVTSVGDAMAKHLVFNPSHQSSNILPRGLTWISHSRHGQAHDRGIKNTYPSAFPHNKIATVKSVGTPSECGEPPVHQAQLLSASSPLLPPGAPGCPQTPASLLHAEGAECLSPDEQEEGALALSEPEPTAAGGLSGAGKKEQLSVKKLRVVLFALCCNTEQAAEHFRNPQRRIRRWLRRFQASQGENLEGKYLSLEAEEKLAEWVLTQREQQLPVNEETLFQKATKIGRSLEGGFKISYEWAVRFMLRHHLTPHARRAVAHTLPKEVAENAGLFIEFVQRQIHTQDLPLSMIVAIDEISLFLDAEVLSSDDRKENALQTVGTGEPWCDVVLSILADGTVLPTLVFYRGQMEQPTNVPESILLEAKESGYSDDEIMELWSSRVWQKHTACQRSKGMLVMDCHRTHLSEEVLSMLSSYSTLPAVVPAGCSSKIQPLDVCIKRTVKNFIHKKWKEQAREMADGTCDSDILLQLVLCWLAEVLEVIADCPELVQQSFLVASVLPGPDGTANSPTRNADMQEELITSLEEQLKLSGEQTEEEPADSTPQSRPSPEEVIEPESLHQLFEGESETESFYGFEEADLDLMEI